A region of Oncorhynchus kisutch isolate 150728-3 linkage group LG29, Okis_V2, whole genome shotgun sequence DNA encodes the following proteins:
- the LOC109873717 gene encoding cytosolic purine 5'-nucleotidase-like, producing the protein MTMEVPTRIVRNQPTSDPSVALDVPMLKNRDYQHKVFVNRSVTLENIKCYGFDMDYTLAAYKSPDYEDLGFELLRDRLVSIGYPHELLRYNYDPTFPTRGLVFDTMYGNLLKVDSNGNILLCSHGFTFLKRDKIHDYYPNNFIQRGNTDRFYILNTLFNLSETYLYGCLVELFTRCSRYVNCQKGFKYGDLFMSFRSMFQDVRDAMDYVHDTGILKESTLKNLDKYVVRDPNLPVLLTRIKEVAKVFLATNSDYNYTEAIMKYLLETPPGAKNPKKQWRAFFDLVVVDTRKPLFFAEGTVLRQVDTNTGKLRIGTYTGDLQHGTVYSGGSSDIVCDLLDVKGKDILYVGDHIFGDILKSKKRQGWKTFLVVPELAKELQVWTEKSHLFEELKRLDVFLAELYKHLDSSCRECPDISAIQTRIKVVTYRMDLSYGQMGSLLRSGSRQTLFASQLMRYADLYSSTCINLLHYPFSYLFRAQSVLMPHESSVDHHPLNFPSPEFSALDHVQKISEAKRASEEDNTVELKDT; encoded by the exons ATGACTATGGAGGTTCCGACTCGGATTGTGAGAAATCAACCTACTTCAGACCCGAGCGTTGCGCTTGATGTACCCATGCTGAAGAACAGGGACTATCAGCATAA GGTGTTCGTCAATAGAAGTGTAACATTGGAGAACATCAAATGCTATGGCTTTGACATGGACTACACGCTGGCAG cgtatAAGTCTCCTGACTATGAGGATCTAGGCTTTGAGCTGCTCAGAGACAGGCTGGTGTCTATAGGCTATCCCCATGAGCTACTGCGTTACAACTACGACCCCACCTTCCCCACTCG TGGCCTAGTGTTTGACACAATGTATGGGAACTTGCTGAAGGTGGACTcgaatggaaacattctgctgtGCAGTCATGGCTTCACATTTCTAAAAAG GGACAAGATCCATGACTACTACCCCAACAACTTCATTCAGAGAGGCAACACTGACCGCTTCTATATCCTCAACACACTCTTCAACCTTTCAG AGACGTATCTGTATGGCTGCCTTGTGGAACTCTTCACCAGATGTAGCAGATATGTAAA CTGCCAGAAAGGCTTCAAATATGGTGACTTGTTCATGTCATTCAGAAGTATGTTCCAGGATGTTCGAGATGCAATGGACTATGTTCATGATACG GGCATTCTGAAGGAAAGCACTCTGAAGAATTTGGATAAATATGTCGTCAGAGAT CCAAACTTGCCTGTTCTCCTGACTCGCATTAAGGAGGTGGCCAAAGTGTTCCTGGCGACCAACAGTGACTACAACTACACAGAG GCTATCATGAAATACTTGCTCGAAACTCCACCAGGTGCCAAG AACCCAAAGAAACAGTGGCGTGCATTCTTTGACCTTGTCGTCGTGGATACCAGGAAGCCACTGTTCTTTGCAGAGGGAACTGTGCTGAGACAGGTGGACACA AACACAGGGAAGCTCCGCATCGGAACATACACTGGAGACCTCCAGCATGGAACAGTCTACTCTGGAG gctCCTCAGACATTGTATGTGACCTGCTGGATGTGAAGGGGAAGGACATCCTTTATGTGGGGGACCACATCTTTGGGGACATCCTGAAGTCCAAGAAGAGGCAAGGTTGGAAGACCTTCCTGGTGGTGCCTGAACTGGCCAAGGAGTTGCAGGTGTGGACAGAGAAGAGTC ATCTCTTTGAAGAGCTGAAGCGTCTTGATGTCTTTTTAGCTGAGTTGTACAA GCACCTGGACAGTAGCTGTCGAGAGTGCCCAGACATCAGTGCCATTCAGACCAGGATCAAG GTGGTGACCTATAGGATGGATCTTTCCTATGGCCAGATGGGCAGCCTGCTGCGGAGTGGCTCAAGACAGACTCTGTTTGCCAGCCAGCTCATGCGTTACGCTGACCTGTACTCTTCCACCTGCATTAACCTGCTCCACTATCCCTTCAGTTACCTGTTCAGAGCCCAATCTGTCCTG ATGCCCCATGAGTCCTCTGTGGATCATCACCCCCTTAACTTCCCCTCACCCGAGTTCTCCGCTCTGGATCATGTCCAGAAGATATCTGAAGCCAAG AGGGCGAGTGAAGAAGATAACACAGTGGAACTGAAAGACACATAA